One window from the genome of Marinobacter sp. LV10R510-11A encodes:
- a CDS encoding EAL domain-containing protein, whose translation MTEPTLRVLLIEDDEDDYIITKDLLAEVSPVATRLIWRDCLEDGLTTLHENAVDVALVDFRFGPDSGLDLIRRARAEGITTPFILLTGQGDDELDACAVELGAADYLVKGRVDGYTLLRSIRYAIDRATATEKLAISEAQYRMLFENNPTPMCLAGRESSRINAMNAAARKLYGFSEEEISGMTMADLRGNTAGPSPDGEGLILQPGASLEHHETKNSQSLTVEVMSESITIHRDQLLLLTLCDRTAQIKNSRQLKLLERCIESSSNGIVVTDARTSDMPVVYVNPTFERMTGYSADEILGKNCRFLQGGEYDLSNEDALTEIRKSIANSSDVSVVLRNYRKDGSPFWNDLYLSPTRNDSGEITHWVGIQNDISERKSIEHQLAYNTTHDVVTQLPNRALLEDRLTQNCQFALRYNRHVGVLFIDLDGFKRINDSLGHRTGDQILVEVARRLGELVQSSDTVARVSGDGFVIALSDLAQGEDAQIKVEQVIEALSRPYRIGNENLHLTASIGIAITDGDICNPTELIQQAGLALDQAKQLGHNTWQWFSKEMNAQANYRVKLRNQLQDAIDNEALTLFYQPLIDARTGQTKSIEALVRWQHPEQGLIPPGDFIPLAEETGQIIALGRWVLQQACRDMTRLHALGFRDCSIAVNVSPAQIRKDDFIDTVEKALQASGLQPQDLELEVVESAILYDTDKVITTLQELRNMGVSIAIDDFGTGYSSLSYIKLMPANRLKIDLLFIKEVIQNRRDAAITQGVISMAHHLSLEVVAEGVETEAQAAFLRRNNCDLLQGYLFSRPIPFDQLVNFMENSDTRSQTTHQTHENKQKTLLLLDDDANILKALKRTLRRDNYHILSTTKVSEAFSMLAENDVEVIISDQRMPEMSGTEFFSQVKAIYPNTVRIVLSGYTDLKSVTDAINQGSIYKFLTKPWEDSHIREHVHQAFKYHAAVQVR comes from the coding sequence ATGACTGAACCAACACTCCGCGTCCTGCTCATTGAGGACGACGAAGATGATTATATCATTACCAAGGATCTGCTGGCTGAAGTCAGCCCCGTCGCTACACGACTGATCTGGAGGGACTGCCTCGAAGACGGTCTAACCACACTGCACGAAAATGCCGTGGATGTGGCTCTGGTAGACTTTCGCTTCGGCCCGGATTCCGGCCTGGACCTGATTCGACGGGCAAGAGCCGAGGGTATTACCACGCCTTTTATCCTGCTCACCGGCCAGGGAGACGACGAGTTGGATGCCTGTGCCGTTGAGCTTGGGGCCGCAGACTATTTAGTTAAGGGCCGTGTTGATGGCTACACGCTGCTGCGCAGCATCCGCTACGCCATTGATCGCGCAACGGCTACTGAGAAGCTTGCCATCAGCGAAGCCCAGTATCGTATGCTGTTTGAAAACAACCCAACACCCATGTGCCTTGCGGGGCGGGAAAGCTCTCGCATCAACGCCATGAATGCGGCAGCCCGAAAACTCTATGGTTTTTCCGAGGAAGAAATTTCAGGCATGACGATGGCGGACCTTCGCGGCAATACAGCAGGCCCCTCGCCAGACGGAGAAGGCCTTATCCTGCAACCCGGAGCTAGCCTGGAGCACCATGAGACCAAGAACAGCCAATCCCTGACTGTGGAAGTGATGTCTGAGAGTATCACCATACACAGAGACCAACTGTTACTCCTGACGCTCTGCGACCGAACCGCCCAGATTAAAAATAGCCGGCAACTTAAACTGCTGGAGCGCTGCATCGAATCCAGCTCCAATGGCATCGTAGTCACCGATGCCAGAACCAGCGACATGCCGGTAGTATACGTAAACCCCACGTTTGAGCGCATGACAGGGTATAGCGCGGACGAGATACTTGGTAAAAACTGCCGCTTTCTCCAGGGCGGCGAGTACGATCTTAGCAATGAAGATGCACTGACAGAAATTCGTAAATCGATTGCTAATAGTTCGGATGTGTCTGTCGTACTGAGAAACTATCGTAAGGACGGCTCCCCGTTTTGGAACGATCTCTATCTTTCCCCTACTCGCAACGATTCGGGCGAAATCACCCATTGGGTGGGCATTCAGAACGATATCTCCGAGCGTAAGTCCATAGAGCACCAACTGGCTTACAACACCACCCATGATGTTGTGACACAGTTACCAAATCGGGCCCTCCTCGAAGATCGACTAACCCAAAACTGCCAATTTGCCCTCCGCTATAACCGTCATGTCGGTGTACTGTTCATTGATCTCGACGGTTTCAAACGCATTAACGATTCCTTAGGTCATCGCACCGGCGATCAGATCCTGGTAGAGGTGGCCCGCCGCCTGGGAGAACTGGTTCAATCCAGCGACACCGTGGCCAGAGTCAGCGGGGACGGGTTCGTTATCGCATTGTCGGATCTGGCTCAAGGCGAAGATGCTCAGATAAAAGTGGAACAAGTTATTGAAGCGCTGTCACGCCCTTATCGAATTGGCAATGAAAACCTGCACCTGACCGCCAGCATTGGCATAGCGATAACAGACGGGGATATCTGCAATCCGACGGAATTGATTCAGCAAGCAGGCCTTGCCTTAGATCAAGCGAAGCAACTGGGGCACAATACCTGGCAATGGTTCTCAAAAGAGATGAATGCTCAGGCCAACTATCGGGTAAAACTTCGCAACCAGCTTCAGGATGCAATCGATAACGAGGCCCTGACGCTGTTTTACCAGCCGTTGATCGACGCCAGAACTGGCCAGACCAAATCGATAGAAGCACTGGTACGCTGGCAGCACCCGGAGCAGGGCCTGATTCCGCCCGGCGACTTCATTCCTTTGGCGGAAGAAACGGGACAAATTATCGCCTTGGGCCGATGGGTTTTGCAGCAAGCCTGTAGAGACATGACGCGACTGCATGCCCTCGGTTTCCGAGATTGCTCAATTGCCGTTAACGTATCACCCGCACAGATTCGCAAAGACGACTTCATCGATACGGTTGAAAAGGCACTACAGGCTTCCGGCCTGCAACCGCAAGATCTTGAACTGGAAGTTGTGGAGTCTGCGATCCTTTATGACACTGATAAGGTTATCACCACACTCCAAGAACTGCGGAACATGGGTGTCAGTATTGCCATTGATGATTTTGGCACCGGCTACTCCAGCCTCAGTTATATTAAATTGATGCCGGCAAACAGGCTCAAAATAGATCTCTTATTCATCAAGGAGGTCATCCAGAACCGCCGCGATGCTGCCATTACGCAGGGGGTTATCTCCATGGCCCACCACCTTTCGCTTGAAGTGGTCGCCGAGGGGGTTGAAACTGAGGCTCAGGCGGCGTTTCTTCGACGCAACAATTGCGATCTATTGCAAGGGTATCTTTTTTCGCGGCCAATACCCTTTGACCAACTGGTTAACTTTATGGAGAACAGCGATACCCGCAGCCAAACAACCCATCAAACCCATGAAAATAAGCAGAAAACCCTGCTGTTACTGGATGACGATGCAAACATCCTCAAAGCATTGAAGCGAACTCTAAGAAGGGATAACTACCATATTTTATCGACAACAAAGGTTAGCGAAGCTTTCTCGATGCTGGCTGAAAACGATGTAGAAGTGATTATTTCTGATCAGCGAATGCCTGAGATGTCCGGCACGGAATTTTTTAGTCAGGTCAAAGCCATCTATCCGAACACCGTTCGTATTGTGCTGTCAGGCTACACCGACTTGAAATCCGTGACCGATGCGATCAACCAGGGTTCTATCTACAAGTTTCTGACAAAACCCTGGGAAGACAGTCATATTCGTGAACATGTTCACCAAGCGTTTAAATATCACGCGGCCGTACAAGTTCGATAG
- a CDS encoding response regulator yields MDTNKRKPVVLIADDDPDDQLMIREAFEQLCVNCHLRFVSDGVELLAYLQRKAAPCRQANGCPLPDLLLLDLNMPLKDGRQALLEIRSDPALKGLPIVVLTTSKNDEDKDFCLAQGAKDYIVKPIRYSELLDIVDTLQVYWSEQEMNPAGNKS; encoded by the coding sequence ATGGATACAAATAAACGAAAACCGGTAGTACTGATTGCCGACGACGACCCAGATGATCAACTGATGATCCGGGAAGCGTTCGAGCAGCTGTGTGTAAACTGCCACCTGCGCTTTGTATCCGATGGCGTTGAACTGTTGGCCTACCTGCAACGGAAGGCTGCACCGTGCAGACAGGCCAACGGCTGCCCCCTCCCAGATCTTTTATTGCTGGACCTCAACATGCCCCTGAAAGACGGCAGGCAAGCATTGCTTGAGATACGTTCTGATCCAGCCTTAAAGGGGTTACCAATAGTCGTTCTTACGACCTCCAAAAACGATGAGGACAAGGATTTTTGCCTGGCCCAGGGCGCCAAGGATTATATCGTGAAACCAATCCGATACTCAGAGTTGCTCGACATCGTGGATACGTTGCAAGTGTACTGGAGCGAGCAAGAAATGAACCCTGCCGGGAATAAATCATGA
- a CDS encoding sensor histidine kinase — protein MVDSRKFERRSKSLQALNYHLEQELTAETLARERDQFFSLSPDMFCIVDLNSHFFEINNTFVETLGYSREELIGTSYVRLIHPDDQQAAVDAVRSLTEGNAVSELQIRLLGSDGKDIWLNINAILSVDGLIYVVARDTTEQRQIEQRLRENEALLKMAERVAMLGGWVLDLETGQSTWSDAVCTIHDMPLGQAPDLEHALSFYLPEDRERVANAVDVCSEKGMPFDEELQIKTAKGRLRWVRTIGHPVKDKNGKIVRLQGALQDITASRQAVEELERSNRELQDFAFVASHDLQEPLRKIQAFSDRLVSHSEDFGEKEKDYLQRMQSAAERMQHLIEDLLSYSKITTCTNHMVPCDIGTIFEIVLQDMETSIDLEKAQIEVGELLTTCGDATQLRQVLQNLLSNAIKFHAEDQKSVIKVYSEEITEKEWTLVISDNGIGFDERYAEKMFQPFQRLHQKYGYAGTGIGMAIVKKILNRHGASISVNSAPGQGTTFRIRLKRS, from the coding sequence ATGGTTGATTCCCGAAAATTCGAACGGCGCTCGAAATCACTTCAAGCACTGAACTATCACCTCGAGCAAGAGCTGACGGCGGAAACCTTAGCTCGCGAGCGGGATCAGTTCTTCTCCCTGTCGCCGGACATGTTCTGCATCGTTGATCTGAATAGCCACTTTTTTGAGATCAACAACACCTTCGTGGAAACGCTCGGGTATTCACGGGAAGAATTGATCGGCACCTCTTATGTACGCCTGATACACCCGGATGATCAACAAGCTGCGGTGGATGCGGTGCGGTCCCTGACTGAGGGCAACGCCGTATCGGAACTGCAGATCCGCCTTCTTGGCAGCGATGGCAAGGATATCTGGCTGAACATCAATGCCATCCTCAGTGTAGATGGGCTGATTTACGTCGTAGCCAGAGACACAACAGAACAACGACAGATTGAGCAGAGACTTCGGGAGAACGAAGCCCTGTTGAAAATGGCGGAGCGGGTTGCCATGCTCGGCGGATGGGTGCTGGACCTCGAAACCGGCCAATCAACCTGGTCTGATGCGGTTTGTACCATCCATGACATGCCACTCGGGCAAGCTCCGGATCTTGAGCATGCACTTAGCTTTTATCTGCCTGAAGATCGGGAGCGTGTCGCCAATGCTGTAGATGTTTGCTCTGAAAAAGGTATGCCGTTTGATGAAGAGCTGCAGATCAAAACCGCAAAAGGCCGTTTGCGCTGGGTCCGCACCATAGGCCACCCGGTCAAAGACAAGAACGGCAAGATCGTCAGGCTTCAGGGCGCGCTCCAGGATATTACAGCGTCCCGCCAGGCCGTCGAGGAGCTTGAACGTAGCAACCGGGAGCTTCAGGATTTCGCCTTTGTGGCCTCCCACGACCTTCAGGAACCACTTCGCAAGATACAGGCCTTCTCTGATCGCCTTGTGTCCCATTCTGAAGATTTCGGCGAGAAGGAAAAAGATTATCTTCAACGGATGCAATCAGCTGCGGAACGCATGCAGCACCTGATAGAGGATCTGCTCAGCTACTCGAAGATAACCACGTGTACAAATCACATGGTGCCCTGCGATATTGGCACTATTTTTGAGATTGTATTGCAGGACATGGAAACCAGTATCGACCTTGAAAAGGCTCAGATAGAGGTCGGAGAACTACTCACAACCTGCGGTGATGCCACGCAACTCCGGCAGGTACTGCAAAATTTGCTAAGTAACGCCATCAAATTTCATGCAGAAGATCAAAAGTCGGTGATCAAGGTTTATTCGGAAGAGATTACCGAAAAAGAATGGACTCTAGTCATTAGTGATAATGGCATAGGTTTTGATGAACGCTATGCTGAGAAGATGTTTCAGCCATTCCAAAGGTTGCACCAAAAATACGGCTACGCCGGAACCGGTATAGGAATGGCCATTGTCAAAAAAATTCTGAACCGCCACGGCGCGTCGATCTCCGTAAACAGCGCACCCGGCCAGGGAACCACCTTCCGGATCCGACTTAAGCGAAGCTAG
- a CDS encoding ATPase, T2SS/T4P/T4SS family, translating to MAKRYASLFYGKESDNKQPAKAEPKKAPYRLLLVDDEPNILASLRRVFQRENYELLFAQSGSEALAIIEKQPVELIMTDFMMPGMNGSELLQEVRARWPQTIRIMLTGQANTDAVMGSVREGAVYRFILKPWNDEDIRLTMALALEQYELIQRNRALEHQTEKQSKDLETISKLTATNRSQLAILLHKKGWLNAQQIQQLHREMQSKKSPVIRSLMEHDWVDFRKVFELLRDDMLFEEVDLREFQPDPSLLSLVPQKICTRQLVLPMRAQGQRLRLAMVDPMDVNLIDELGFMTGYTIHPLLCETPQMQAKLAEIFGETNDLEDIATRVGTDDPYEGIEIVLDDDADQESLEQLLGSSEEPPAIRLVNAIILEALRLGASDIHVHPRTKTLVVRYRIDGVLQDKIHIPNNLLMSVVSRIKVMAEMDITERRRPQDGRITVKTPMRIVDLRISTLPTINGEKVVMRVLDRQSSAQSLSDLGLSDYNLNRLMHVVAKPQGIILATGPTGSGKTTTLYALLQHNASSERNYVTIEDPVEFHVDMAGQVPIKDRIGLDFATVLRAILRQDPDVILLGEIRDEETADVAFHAAMTGHLVYSTLHTSSAAATVARLLDLDLKPYVVASILEAIIAQRLVRRICNHCREETEPPVEVLKQLGPHFLEPDILFYRGTGCDKCHKGYKGRVAIHEVLTIDESLRRGITEGASVMQIETLAKEQGMRTLLDDGLEKLRQGLTTPEEILRLLGPQVLNG from the coding sequence ATGGCAAAGCGCTACGCTTCATTGTTCTACGGCAAAGAATCCGATAACAAACAGCCCGCCAAAGCTGAGCCAAAAAAAGCCCCCTACCGGCTGCTTCTGGTGGATGATGAGCCGAATATTTTGGCGTCACTTCGCCGGGTATTCCAGCGGGAGAACTATGAACTGCTGTTTGCACAAAGCGGCAGCGAAGCACTGGCTATCATAGAGAAGCAGCCGGTAGAGCTGATCATGACCGATTTCATGATGCCCGGTATGAATGGTAGCGAATTGCTTCAGGAAGTCCGTGCGCGCTGGCCCCAGACCATCCGCATCATGCTTACCGGCCAGGCTAATACCGATGCGGTTATGGGCTCCGTGCGGGAGGGCGCGGTGTACCGCTTTATTCTGAAACCCTGGAACGACGAAGATATACGCCTGACCATGGCCCTTGCTCTGGAGCAGTACGAACTGATTCAACGCAACCGCGCACTCGAACACCAAACCGAGAAACAGAGTAAAGATCTGGAAACCATCAGTAAGCTGACCGCTACCAACCGCAGCCAGCTTGCCATTTTGCTGCATAAGAAAGGCTGGCTGAACGCCCAGCAAATCCAGCAACTGCACCGGGAAATGCAAAGCAAGAAAAGCCCGGTTATCCGCTCTCTGATGGAGCACGACTGGGTAGATTTCAGAAAGGTTTTCGAGCTTCTGCGCGACGACATGCTGTTCGAAGAGGTAGACCTGCGAGAATTTCAGCCCGACCCCAGCCTGCTGTCCCTGGTTCCCCAGAAGATCTGCACCCGCCAGTTGGTGCTCCCCATGCGAGCTCAGGGCCAACGGCTGCGGCTGGCGATGGTGGACCCGATGGACGTAAACCTGATCGACGAACTCGGATTCATGACCGGCTACACTATCCACCCCTTGCTCTGTGAAACCCCGCAGATGCAGGCAAAATTGGCAGAAATTTTTGGCGAAACCAACGATCTGGAGGACATAGCCACCAGAGTAGGCACTGATGATCCTTACGAAGGCATCGAAATCGTTCTGGATGACGACGCCGATCAGGAATCGCTGGAGCAGCTGTTGGGCAGCTCGGAGGAACCGCCGGCCATCCGGCTGGTAAACGCGATTATTCTTGAAGCGCTGCGGCTCGGTGCCAGTGATATTCACGTTCACCCCCGCACCAAAACCCTTGTGGTTCGCTACCGGATTGATGGTGTCCTGCAGGACAAGATTCACATACCCAACAACCTGCTAATGTCGGTGGTTTCACGAATCAAAGTGATGGCAGAAATGGATATTACCGAGCGCCGCCGGCCCCAGGATGGCAGGATCACCGTTAAAACACCCATGCGCATTGTCGACCTGCGGATTTCCACCCTGCCCACTATCAACGGAGAAAAGGTGGTTATGCGGGTACTGGACCGGCAGTCTTCCGCCCAGTCACTGTCCGACCTTGGGTTGTCCGACTATAACCTGAACCGGTTAATGCACGTAGTGGCCAAACCTCAGGGCATCATTCTGGCGACAGGCCCCACGGGTAGCGGCAAAACCACCACGCTCTACGCGCTTTTGCAGCACAATGCGTCTTCAGAGCGCAATTACGTGACCATAGAAGACCCGGTGGAATTCCATGTGGATATGGCAGGCCAAGTACCCATAAAGGATCGCATTGGTCTGGACTTTGCCACTGTGCTCAGAGCCATTCTGCGCCAGGACCCTGATGTTATCCTGCTTGGCGAAATCCGCGACGAAGAAACCGCTGACGTAGCGTTTCATGCGGCAATGACCGGGCACCTGGTGTATTCAACGCTCCACACCAGCTCTGCCGCTGCAACCGTGGCCCGGCTACTGGACCTTGATCTGAAACCCTATGTAGTAGCTTCCATCCTGGAAGCCATCATTGCCCAGCGCCTGGTGCGCCGTATCTGCAACCATTGCAGGGAAGAAACCGAACCGCCCGTTGAGGTGCTTAAACAGTTGGGGCCACATTTTCTGGAGCCGGACATCCTCTTCTATCGCGGCACTGGCTGTGACAAATGCCATAAGGGGTACAAGGGCAGAGTAGCCATTCATGAGGTTTTAACCATCGACGAATCTCTACGCAGGGGCATCACGGAGGGTGCCAGTGTCATGCAGATCGAAACCCTTGCCAAAGAACAGGGGATGCGGACATTGCTGGATGACGGCCTGGAAAAACTTCGACAAGGACTTACCACGCCCGAAGAAATCCTGCGATTGCTGGGGCCCCAGGTGCTAAATGGTTGA
- a CDS encoding sensor histidine kinase, giving the protein MRNFDDDPKLNDLLSGDQLARLNQCLSALCSEPVFLSETRSVPASVPVEFNLETVGWLSGGSSASEREAAASMTAYLMMFVAKYRLAANLHYDATEAGYAELQRRNEALIESESRYRELSDQLQQKVDEQVDVIRKTQQELYDSARLRSVGQLAAGVAHEINNPIGFISSNLRVAKDYVRDLEEMLPNTPVNQDLLTDFTDLLTESIDGARRIASIVADLKTFSSIDQADYSRCDINSLLTSAIHLVQTEYNHELQITEELKELPAIDGHPSRLSQTFFNLLDNAAQATREAEAEKGKGRILVKTLMQGSDVQVIIQDNGCGIPEENRKRVFDAFFTSRPVGSGTGLGLTVAQDTVRAHSGRLQIDTREGTGTRVLLTLPIN; this is encoded by the coding sequence GTGCGCAACTTTGACGACGACCCAAAGCTCAACGACCTTCTTAGCGGCGATCAATTGGCGAGACTGAACCAATGCCTGAGCGCCCTGTGTTCCGAGCCCGTGTTTCTGAGCGAGACGCGCTCGGTTCCTGCAAGCGTGCCAGTCGAGTTCAATCTGGAAACGGTGGGTTGGTTGAGTGGTGGTAGCAGTGCCAGTGAACGGGAAGCCGCTGCAAGCATGACGGCCTACCTGATGATGTTCGTGGCCAAATACCGCCTGGCCGCCAACCTTCACTATGACGCCACCGAAGCAGGCTATGCAGAGCTGCAACGTCGGAATGAAGCCCTGATTGAATCCGAATCCCGGTACAGAGAGTTATCCGACCAGCTGCAGCAAAAGGTGGACGAACAGGTTGATGTCATCAGGAAAACTCAGCAGGAGCTATACGATAGCGCTCGGCTTCGCTCCGTCGGCCAGCTCGCCGCTGGCGTAGCCCATGAAATCAACAACCCGATTGGATTTATCAGCAGCAACTTGCGGGTGGCCAAAGACTACGTCAGGGATCTGGAAGAGATGCTCCCGAACACCCCGGTCAACCAGGACTTGCTAACCGACTTCACCGACCTGCTGACCGAATCCATCGACGGCGCCCGCCGTATAGCCAGCATAGTGGCAGATCTCAAAACCTTCTCGAGCATCGACCAAGCTGATTATTCCCGCTGCGACATTAATTCACTGCTGACCAGCGCCATCCACCTGGTGCAGACCGAATACAATCACGAGCTACAGATTACAGAGGAGCTTAAAGAACTCCCGGCCATTGACGGCCACCCTTCCAGGCTGTCGCAGACCTTCTTCAACCTACTGGACAATGCCGCTCAGGCCACCAGAGAGGCCGAAGCTGAAAAAGGAAAAGGACGAATTCTGGTCAAAACCCTGATGCAAGGCTCCGATGTTCAGGTCATCATTCAGGACAACGGCTGCGGAATCCCAGAGGAGAATCGAAAAAGAGTATTCGATGCCTTTTTTACAAGTCGGCCCGTAGGCTCAGGAACCGGGCTTGGACTTACCGTTGCTCAAGACACTGTTCGGGCCCATAGCGGCCGCTTGCAGATCGATACCCGCGAAGGCACTGGCACACGGGTGCTTCTGACCCTACCGATCAACTAA
- a CDS encoding GTP-binding protein — protein sequence MPDFSPDDNKLALKVVFYGPALSGKTTNLIQLHSLLNPERKGELMVLETRDDRTLFFDMLPIGVRGSSGLDLRLKLYTVPGQVQHDSTRKAVLSRADGVVFVADSQPSQQDNNAIAFGNLEENLEKVGLDIDSLPMVVQFNKRDIPGVVPESELQERWAETPWSPLLMSSALRGEGVIETFKVLLNRLYPAVNKEFKLEAEHGISQEQFVERLSRNIDQEAFRAQL from the coding sequence ATGCCCGATTTTAGCCCGGACGATAACAAGCTTGCCCTGAAAGTGGTGTTCTACGGCCCGGCTCTCAGTGGCAAGACCACGAATCTGATACAGCTGCACTCCCTGCTCAATCCCGAGCGCAAAGGCGAGTTGATGGTGCTGGAAACCCGGGATGACCGAACCTTGTTTTTCGACATGCTCCCTATTGGCGTGCGGGGCAGCTCTGGCCTGGACCTTCGGCTGAAGCTCTATACCGTGCCGGGCCAGGTTCAGCACGACAGCACTCGCAAGGCGGTGTTATCCCGGGCCGATGGGGTGGTGTTTGTGGCTGACTCCCAACCCTCGCAACAAGACAACAACGCAATCGCCTTTGGCAACCTGGAGGAAAACCTGGAAAAAGTGGGGCTGGATATAGATAGCCTGCCCATGGTGGTTCAGTTCAATAAGCGGGACATTCCCGGCGTAGTGCCAGAATCTGAGCTGCAGGAGCGCTGGGCAGAAACGCCCTGGTCACCACTTTTGATGAGCTCCGCTTTGCGCGGCGAAGGTGTTATCGAAACCTTTAAGGTACTGCTGAATCGTTTGTACCCCGCGGTAAACAAAGAATTCAAACTGGAAGCCGAGCACGGTATCAGCCAGGAACAGTTCGTGGAGCGATTGAGCCGAAACATCGATCAAGAGGCGTTCCGTGCGCAACTTTGA
- a CDS encoding response regulator, with the protein MIRIQLVDDEPNILNSLRRLLKPQGWQIDTFDKVEDALGALLKHEYAVIVSDYQMPTADGVTYLQFAKQKQPNTIRLVLSAYGDRESMIKAINQAEVYRYLSKPWDDYEVVAAIKSAIDLYQLQKENQRLREENDAQRAKIKAREEELLRLETENPGITRVSRDADGSVLLNDN; encoded by the coding sequence ATGATCAGAATTCAGCTGGTTGATGACGAACCAAATATTCTGAACAGCCTGCGGCGTTTACTAAAACCCCAAGGCTGGCAAATCGACACATTCGATAAGGTAGAAGACGCCTTGGGCGCCCTGTTGAAACATGAATATGCGGTGATCGTCTCCGATTACCAAATGCCCACGGCAGACGGCGTTACCTACCTCCAGTTCGCCAAACAAAAACAGCCAAACACCATCCGGCTGGTGCTTAGCGCCTATGGCGACAGAGAGTCCATGATCAAAGCCATCAACCAGGCCGAGGTGTATCGCTACCTGTCTAAACCCTGGGACGACTATGAGGTAGTCGCTGCGATCAAATCTGCCATCGATCTTTACCAGCTTCAAAAAGAAAACCAGCGCTTGCGGGAAGAAAACGATGCCCAGCGAGCAAAGATCAAAGCCAGGGAAGAAGAACTACTGAGACTGGAGACGGAGAACCCGGGTATTACCCGGGTGAGCCGCGATGCCGATGGCTCGGTATTGTTAAACGACAACTGA
- a CDS encoding HD domain-containing phosphohydrolase: MVELLNKSRDAQERAPKSSKLLLVDDEENILRSLQRVLRREPWELTTASSGEDALAAMAAEKFDLVISDARMPGIDGPTLLAEIRRKYPWCIRILLTGHADITSTVKAINDGQIYRYISKPWDDDELRLIIRQALAFQYSERRRLALEKLVRKQNKELKQLNESLQDKVSERTAELKQIADMLDLAYKELRRGYVTATEVFSSLISKRLPVDLRPNTKVITLVKAFAEFIDLGEEQHQNLAMAAALYNLGKLSWQDDLFKAPSDLLDKNQRLEYLNYPVAGEQLLMALEPLKETALIIRHHQEKWNGYGTPDRLGGAHIPLESRILKLAVDFVEFQLGLILERKVSRDNAIELLKRYRERLYDPELTDRFIAMLLELAPDVEHADPSILVLDTLRLKPGMILARNHYAASGMLLLNEGKELTAFLIEKLAAFEKGKPGGHRYTLYVHKSEQDMENLA, encoded by the coding sequence ATGGTTGAGTTACTAAACAAAAGCCGCGACGCTCAGGAAAGAGCTCCGAAAAGCTCAAAATTGCTTCTGGTCGATGATGAGGAGAATATCCTGCGCAGCCTGCAACGTGTGTTGCGCCGGGAACCCTGGGAGCTGACAACCGCCAGCTCCGGGGAAGACGCATTGGCTGCCATGGCTGCTGAGAAATTTGATCTTGTCATCTCTGATGCCCGCATGCCCGGTATCGATGGCCCCACCCTGCTGGCGGAAATACGGCGAAAGTACCCCTGGTGTATCCGCATTCTGCTGACAGGCCATGCGGATATTACCTCTACCGTAAAAGCCATCAATGACGGCCAGATATACCGTTACATCAGTAAGCCCTGGGATGACGATGAACTGCGTCTGATTATCCGGCAGGCCTTGGCCTTCCAGTATTCTGAGCGGCGGCGTCTTGCTCTGGAAAAGCTGGTTCGAAAACAGAACAAAGAACTGAAACAACTGAACGAAAGCTTGCAAGACAAGGTTAGTGAACGCACAGCGGAGCTGAAACAAATCGCGGATATGCTTGATTTGGCCTACAAGGAGCTGCGCCGGGGCTATGTAACAGCCACCGAGGTGTTTTCTTCGCTGATCAGTAAGCGCCTGCCCGTTGATCTGCGGCCAAACACCAAAGTAATCACCTTGGTAAAAGCCTTTGCTGAGTTTATAGATCTGGGCGAAGAGCAACACCAAAATCTTGCCATGGCGGCTGCGCTCTACAACCTTGGGAAACTGAGCTGGCAGGATGACCTGTTTAAAGCGCCGTCAGATTTGCTCGACAAAAATCAAAGGCTGGAATACTTGAATTATCCAGTGGCCGGCGAACAGCTGCTAATGGCCCTGGAACCTTTAAAAGAAACCGCCCTCATCATCCGCCATCACCAGGAAAAGTGGAATGGCTACGGCACTCCAGATCGGCTGGGGGGCGCCCACATCCCCCTAGAATCTCGCATACTAAAGCTCGCTGTGGACTTCGTAGAGTTCCAGCTTGGCCTTATCCTTGAGCGTAAGGTATCCCGCGATAACGCCATCGAACTGCTTAAACGCTACCGGGAGCGACTGTACGATCCCGAACTCACAGACCGCTTTATAGCAATGCTGCTGGAACTGGCACCAGATGTGGAGCATGCAGACCCCTCCATCCTGGTACTCGACACCCTTCGCTTGAAGCCAGGCATGATTTTAGCCCGAAACCATTACGCTGCCTCCGGCATGCTGCTGCTTAACGAGGGCAAGGAATTGACAGCATTTCTAATTGAAAAACTGGCTGCCTTTGAAAAGGGCAAACCAGGCGGTCACCGCTACACTCTATATGTGCATAAATCCGAACAAGATATGGAGAACCTGGCATGA